In a single window of the Nodularia spumigena CCY9414 genome:
- the pgl gene encoding 6-phosphogluconolactonase, which translates to MNKKVEVLPDISALVARSLELILSQLSTAIEQRGQFTIALAGGSTPKPLYEAIANQKLPWDKIHIFWGDERYVPPDHPDSNELMARRAWLDRIDIPAANIHSVPTLEGEPAVSAAKYEQHLREFFNSDPNEFPPLDVILLGMGDDAHTASLFPHTEALKVQDRLITVGNKDGNPRITFTYPFINAARSVIFVVAGANKRPALAQVFAPEADDFTYPSRLIQPQGELSWLLDTAAGSELPA; encoded by the coding sequence ATGAATAAAAAGGTTGAAGTTCTCCCAGATATTTCAGCGCTAGTGGCGCGATCGCTAGAGTTGATTCTTTCCCAATTGTCAACCGCCATTGAGCAACGGGGACAATTTACCATCGCCTTAGCTGGAGGTAGTACACCTAAACCATTGTACGAGGCGATCGCTAACCAAAAACTGCCTTGGGATAAAATTCATATCTTTTGGGGAGATGAACGTTATGTACCACCCGACCATCCCGATAGCAATGAACTGATGGCGCGGCGGGCGTGGTTAGATCGGATTGATATCCCAGCCGCTAACATTCACTCTGTACCAACTTTGGAAGGAGAGCCAGCCGTATCAGCCGCCAAATACGAACAGCATCTGCGAGAATTTTTTAACTCTGACCCCAACGAGTTTCCCCCCTTGGATGTAATATTGCTAGGAATGGGTGATGATGCACATACAGCATCTTTGTTTCCTCACACGGAAGCTTTAAAGGTACAAGATCGGCTGATTACTGTGGGTAACAAAGACGGAAACCCCCGCATAACCTTCACATACCCATTCATTAACGCGGCTCGCAGTGTTATTTTTGTGGTTGCTGGTGCTAATAAACGACCAGCTCTAGCTCAAGTCTTCGCGCCTGAAGCAGATGACTTCACCTATCCATCCCGCTTGATTCAACCCCAAGGCGAACTTTCGTGGTTACTCGATACCGCAGCAGGTTCGGAACTCCCGGCTTAA
- a CDS encoding M50 family metallopeptidase → MREPGKDFQPRWTRLAPPAVERMGLTWLISAAIATIVLWQVPGGDYILYPFSILATWFHEMGHGLMALLLGGRFHQLQIFSNGSGVATYGISQALWPIGPALVAASGPMGPAIAGAGLILASRSFKTAGLSLKILGGFLLFSTLVWVRSWFGLLAIPILGIIILGISLKAPQWMQGFVIQFLGVQACVSVYHQLNYLFSYSAGPLGLSDTGQMQKYLILPYWFWGGLMAIASLVILVQSLRIAYGSDSHFHG, encoded by the coding sequence ATGAGGGAACCAGGAAAAGATTTTCAACCACGGTGGACAAGACTTGCTCCGCCAGCAGTTGAACGTATGGGGCTAACTTGGCTAATATCAGCAGCGATCGCCACTATTGTATTGTGGCAAGTTCCAGGAGGCGATTATATTTTATACCCTTTTAGTATCTTGGCAACTTGGTTCCATGAAATGGGTCACGGTTTGATGGCTCTGCTCTTAGGGGGACGCTTTCATCAATTACAAATTTTTAGTAATGGCTCCGGCGTTGCTACTTATGGCATTTCACAAGCTCTATGGCCTATTGGCCCGGCTTTAGTCGCCGCCTCTGGTCCAATGGGGCCAGCTATTGCCGGTGCAGGTTTGATTCTGGCTTCTCGTAGTTTTAAAACAGCTGGACTGAGTTTAAAGATACTGGGAGGTTTTTTATTATTTTCAACATTAGTTTGGGTACGTTCTTGGTTTGGATTGCTGGCGATTCCCATACTCGGTATAATTATTTTGGGTATTTCCCTGAAAGCGCCCCAGTGGATGCAGGGGTTTGTCATTCAATTTCTGGGTGTACAAGCTTGTGTGAGTGTTTACCACCAACTCAATTATTTATTTAGCTACAGTGCAGGACCTTTAGGACTTTCTGATACTGGGCAAATGCAAAAGTATTTAATTTTACCTTACTGGTTTTGGGGTGGTCTGATGGCGATCGCCTCTCTGGTGATTTTAGTCCAAAGTCTCCGCATTGCCTATGGTTCAGATTCACACTTCCACGGCTAA
- a CDS encoding FHA domain-containing protein → MIVCPNCNHPNPDGAVQCEACYTPLPTTSNCPNCGATVQADAAFCGQCGFNLHSNVAPAAATSVATVAPDIPVEVPQLVEPDPILELLQPDALGINSDPNANQPAAAPLPPTAISVQPAEAPAAAPAPPVAVETPAPAPEPEPAPPVAVEAPAPEPEPEPEPAPPVAVEPPAPEPEPAPVAVEATPVPSASMTQLQQVMARLFHVQSDREIELPQALSVIHIGKPNDRIPPDIDVSGFSNSEIVSRIHADIRVEGDSHYIEDVGSSNGTYINNSPLLPGNRHRLRPGDRISLGKGDLVTFLFQLA, encoded by the coding sequence ATGATCGTCTGTCCTAATTGCAATCACCCCAACCCAGACGGCGCTGTCCAGTGTGAAGCTTGTTATACGCCGTTACCAACAACTAGTAACTGTCCCAATTGCGGCGCAACTGTCCAAGCAGATGCTGCTTTCTGCGGTCAATGTGGTTTTAACCTGCACTCAAATGTTGCACCTGCTGCTGCCACATCTGTAGCAACCGTTGCGCCTGACATCCCAGTAGAAGTACCACAGTTAGTTGAACCTGATCCGATTTTAGAACTTTTACAACCTGATGCTTTGGGAATTAACTCAGACCCCAATGCCAATCAGCCGGCTGCTGCACCCCTACCGCCAACAGCAATTTCAGTGCAGCCCGCAGAAGCTCCAGCAGCAGCACCTGCGCCCCCTGTGGCTGTGGAAACGCCCGCACCAGCACCAGAACCAGAACCCGCGCCCCCTGTGGCTGTGGAAGCGCCCGCACCAGAACCAGAACCAGAACCAGAACCCGCGCCCCCTGTGGCTGTGGAACCGCCCGCACCAGAACCAGAACCAGCACCTGTGGCTGTGGAAGCAACTCCCGTCCCATCTGCTTCTATGACGCAATTGCAGCAGGTAATGGCACGGTTATTCCACGTCCAAAGCGATCGCGAGATTGAATTACCCCAAGCTCTTTCTGTGATTCACATCGGTAAACCCAATGACCGGATTCCCCCAGATATCGATGTTTCCGGCTTTTCCAATTCGGAAATTGTCTCACGGATACACGCAGATATTCGGGTTGAGGGAGATTCTCACTACATAGAAGATGTGGGCAGTTCCAATGGCACTTATATTAATAACTCGCCGTTATTACCAGGGAACAGACACCGCCTCAGACCAGGCGATCGCATCAGTCTGGGTAAGGGAGATTTGGTCACGTTTCTCTTTCAACTTGCTTAA
- the lpxD gene encoding UDP-3-O-(3-hydroxymyristoyl)glucosamine N-acyltransferase → MKFSEIIIRLGEAATDNSLSTSQDQDPEITGLAALDEATLTHLSYVEGAKFASLVSQTNASALILPQDKTLQSQAQERGIAWIATPDPRLLFAQAIALFYKPYHPAPEIHATAVIHPTAKIGNDVYIGPHAVIQQDVEIGNRAVIHPNVVIYPDAKIGDRTTLHANCTIHERTRIGSDCVIHSGTVIGAEGFGFVPTRTGWLKMEQSGYTVLEDHVEVGCNSAIDRPAVGETRIGSHTIIDNMVQIGHGCQIGTSCAIAGQAGLAGGVKVGNRVILAGQSGVSNQVKIGDGAIASAQAGIHNDVAPGEIVSGMPAVPHKLYLKASAIYHRLPEMYQTFRQLQRQLGKK, encoded by the coding sequence ATGAAATTTAGCGAAATTATCATTAGACTGGGCGAAGCCGCCACAGATAATAGCCTCAGCACTAGCCAAGATCAAGACCCAGAAATTACAGGTTTAGCTGCCTTAGATGAAGCTACACTGACTCATCTAAGTTACGTAGAAGGGGCAAAATTTGCATCTCTTGTCAGCCAGACAAACGCCAGTGCTTTAATTCTGCCCCAAGATAAAACATTACAGTCACAAGCGCAAGAACGCGGTATCGCCTGGATAGCCACGCCAGATCCGCGCCTGTTGTTTGCCCAAGCGATCGCACTGTTCTATAAACCATACCACCCGGCACCAGAAATTCATGCTACTGCGGTAATTCATCCCACAGCCAAAATCGGTAATGATGTTTACATTGGTCCCCATGCTGTAATACAGCAAGATGTGGAAATTGGCAACCGTGCAGTTATTCATCCTAATGTAGTCATTTATCCCGATGCTAAAATAGGCGATCGCACTACTTTACACGCTAACTGCACCATTCATGAACGTACCCGCATTGGTAGCGATTGCGTAATTCACAGTGGGACTGTCATCGGTGCCGAAGGCTTTGGTTTTGTGCCTACCCGCACTGGCTGGCTGAAAATGGAACAATCTGGCTATACAGTCTTAGAAGATCATGTAGAAGTTGGCTGTAACAGTGCCATTGACCGCCCAGCAGTAGGCGAAACACGCATAGGTAGTCATACAATAATTGACAATATGGTACAAATAGGACATGGTTGCCAAATTGGGACTAGTTGTGCTATAGCAGGTCAGGCAGGACTAGCGGGAGGGGTGAAAGTCGGGAATCGCGTCATTTTAGCGGGACAGTCAGGAGTTTCCAATCAAGTAAAAATTGGTGATGGTGCGATCGCCTCTGCTCAAGCCGGAATCCATAATGATGTTGCACCAGGAGAAATTGTCTCCGGGATGCCCGCAGTACCTCACAAACTATATCTCAAAGCATCTGCTATATATCATCGCCTACCGGAAATGTATCAAACCTTCAGGCAATTACAACGCCAACTAGGGAAAAAGTGA